A window from Chitinophaga filiformis encodes these proteins:
- a CDS encoding N-acetylmuramoyl-L-alanine amidase: MRRIDFIVIHCTATPQDTRPEAIQHYWKEYLKWKNPGYHYLIEASGDVRQLATEERICNGVAGHNANSIHVSYIGGVDADNKPLDNRTPAQRQSMRVLIIKLKKQYPQAQIQGHRDFPFVKKACPCFDARQEFNDFTAIVNSI; this comes from the coding sequence ATGAGAAGAATAGATTTCATCGTTATCCATTGTACTGCAACCCCTCAGGATACCCGTCCTGAAGCCATCCAGCACTATTGGAAAGAATATCTCAAATGGAAAAATCCCGGTTACCACTACCTGATAGAAGCATCGGGCGATGTAAGGCAACTGGCTACTGAAGAGCGTATCTGTAACGGCGTAGCAGGACATAATGCAAATAGCATCCACGTCAGTTATATCGGCGGGGTAGATGCTGATAACAAGCCATTGGACAACAGAACGCCTGCGCAGCGGCAGTCAATGCGGGTATTGATCATAAAGTTGAAGAAACAGTATCCGCAGGCGCAGATCCAGGGCCACCGGGATTTTCCATTTGTTAAGAAAGCGTGCCCCTGTTTTGATGCGCGCCAGGAGTTCAACGATTTTACAGCAATAGTAAATAGCATTTAA